In a genomic window of Brettanomyces nanus chromosome 1, complete sequence:
- a CDS encoding uncharacterized protein (EggNog:ENOG41): MVFNPLDLDYRRVIQLVVIIGGYIIVRQRFVAYMKTKSLDEKLEKDKAIKTRKLIQRPEDLPSDPISVSEMSWGWGKPTRKKMKTQEKLLEERIREAAEKTQGGDFTADNDDDIADLLIE; this comes from the coding sequence ATGGTTTTCAATCCTCTTGATCTAGATTACCGCAGGGTCATTCAATTAGTGGTGATCATTGGAGGTTATATAATTGTCAGGCAACGATTTGTTGCTTACATGAAGACTAAGAGTTTGGATGAGAAGTTAGAGAAAGATAAGGCAATAAAGACGCGAAAGCTAATTCAAAGGCCCGAGGATTTGCCTTCGGATCCCATATCTGTTAGTGAAATGTCATGGGGTTGGGGGAAGCCCACgaggaaaaagatgaagaccCAGGAGAAGCTGCTAGAAGAGCGGATAAGAGAGGCTGCAGAGAAGACCCAGGGAGGAGATTTTACTGCTGATAACGACGATGATATTGCCGATCTTCTAATTGAGTGA
- a CDS encoding uncharacterized protein (EggNog:ENOG41): MFRAGIRSFLGHSVKRSTAISNTRVFVRFQSSSSNSSQPASATLAKKKLALLEQQRQSKDVQENLLQDSEDHKETESQNAEHQQQQQQHQQKMQQHEYLMLPQLQQRKIRKGFSSVIKVPSTISIKPKDLLLDNLFQGYRPLTLPLVPPPLSKRPTVVYFEFDDNLDLLENGLNEIASGSSGSNNNNGNLRDPEDILKDKNLTRYQYSNYSFNKDEYSGPDDLFGINKSFSDHVSKASQDKLAKRFNDSYKMSKRIAGRRRMQYVHKKHKVRK, translated from the coding sequence ATGTTTAGAGCTGGAATTCGGTCCTTTCTAGGGCATTCGGTTAAAAGAAGTACAGCTATTTCCAACACAAGAGTATTTGTCCGATTCCAATCgagttcttcaaactcttcaCAGCCTGCTAGTGCTACATTGgctaaaaagaaactggCTTTATTGGAACAACAGCGCCAGAGTAAAGATGTTCAAGAGAACTTGCTGCAAGACTCTGAGGATCATAAAGAAACGGAATCCCAAAATGCTGagcatcaacaacaacaacagcagcatcaacaaAAAATGCAACAGCACGAGTATCTGATGTTACCCCAGCTtcagcaaagaaagataagAAAGGGATTCAGCTCTGTTATCAAAGTTCCAAGTACAATATCAATCAAACCAAAGGATCTACTTCTGGACAATCTATTTCAAGGTTACAGACCTCTAACGCTTCCGTTGGTACCACCACCGTTGTCCAAGAGACCTACTGTGGTGTattttgaatttgatgataatTTGGACCTTTTAGAAAACGGGCTTAACGAGATAGCCAGCGGTTCCAGCGGTTCCAACAATAATAATGGAAATTTGCGGGATCCTGAAGAcattttgaaggataaaAATTTAACGAGATATCAATATTCAAATTACAGTTTCAACAAGGACGAATATTCAGGGCCAGATGATCTGTTTGGGATCAACAAATCATTTAGTGATCACGTAAGCAAAGCTTCACAAGATAAGTTGGCCAAGCGCTTTAACGATTCCTACAAGATGAGTAAGAGAATAGCTGGACGTCGCCGTATGCAATATGTGCATAAAAAGCATAAAGTAAGGAAGTGA
- a CDS encoding uncharacterized protein (BUSCO:EOG093403P7) has translation MRYKKRLDLSLVGSWKTTPFKLNVLESVCQYDHSLYRPLVEKLLQLEVIEESEDDDEGVVYDVDFDNGSMPLSDQQYYKYAMSLIDSPITENLVNINLANRIDSPKIEANYQYFRNFIKPKNYCPGESAFIVQGEDVYCHPTDVFALKTVDNTGNGLQLLPTDHLLGRSDNKFALYGDFRSGEFRKMFSFLYQSMLSGRLSFVWRYIPDETVQNYELLGGYGIDMTLKRTDYVVIDDRGFTEEQQQKMKFDGSVVNENISNDEQLQSENVLQVPNLKDEDIKLLGVKLTKLVLDHPLDEQLDVLTDMVQDFPKFAASVAGLNYNESDLKILALKSLQDSQINIPSGLFINNAVVSDLKADMFEVMKVFERELKYSRLLDEIGFNASTANGILSTFASYQHNFAKMPYRRYDLSDYSKNVIYFNDIEKDAQYSDLQPAPEAYSKEPGMGEIPSARENIYDTLFVFDLTDPVKLYYCLSIINQVLKNKVPERVGIIPLYTSKLGALAADQLLSINLVEGSNSALRYLHKLNHYMEHEELSQDTFSKFNVPEIDDDLIQRLRMSIDSMIDNFQLGNKPTLIVDGVIFPFNENIQLAVRQLGFDVYFLFNSFEKGKIPSKMSFKQYLYLDSLKTRLPQLIPDDVHSTDMSFIPTPSLRDMIDFDNSTDIFMSIIKHKCTKKPCYKTSNLKTITLIGSFKSENFRHQLVEALRYVQSTYNIKLKVIDIENTQEFNRVKALSKDIGSAIREVKNANVEPSEDATERPGFEAVKKLGIHNLDNTSIIMILNGRAIDLSSHRVVSAQEINVVCHFESRFRLNLLWKILRKQKAAQAIGKTMFHDNFDWFEYSSWLISDTHFRNSQEFVYEGLPRYNTNVLDDSLAIHIPARSDTLMYISLVIDPISESAQKYLSMLSLFKRMNYADIKIHLLPSVNMKSLNVKRLYRGMFLNKASFDERGNVNVADLKISFDNVPQRNLFTVNVDDPQSWIVTIKEADSDLDNLKLDLTGPVKATYELKNILIEGYARDLTTTGMRPLGLPVELLDEQKKVYSDTNIMANFGYMQLKANPGRWALRIKPESKGSSIYSLIEVEEEVPELMSEKTGLLYEKGVSSYPLYILDLKGLIVFPLFNKKPGKEEEFLVKVGQENKEQPKSLLSRFQEKMKLPALKRDSAEINIFTVASGHLYERFLGIMTASVMAHTKHTVKFWLIENYMSPQLKVDLPILAEHYGFNYELVTFKWPAWLMHQREKQRVIWGYKILFLDVLFPQELDKVIFVDADQIVRTDLKELMDLDLEGAPYGFTPMCDSRKEMEGFRFWKKGYWKELLGDKYKYHISALYVVDLTKFRSIAAGDILRHHYQHLSSDPESLSNLDQDLPNNLQDVLKIHSLPQNWLWCETWCSDESLKDARTIDLCNNPLTKEPKLDRARRQIPEWTSYDDEIAALVDRTRGDPVQGKNTAGKNGLNHDEL, from the exons ATGAGGTATAAGAAGAGAT TGGATCTTTCATTAGTTGGAAGCTGGAAAACTACACCATTCAAACTTAATGTGCTTGAATCAGTATGTCAATATGATCATTCACTTTACCGGCCATTGGTTGAGAAGTTGCTACAATTAGAAGTTATTGAGGAgtctgaagatgatgatgaaggagtGGTTTATGATGTCGACTTCGATAATGGCTCCATGCCCCTCTCGGATCAACAGTATTACAAATATGCCATGAGCTTGATAGATTCACCGATTACTGAAAATCTAGTCAATATCAATTTGGCCAATAGGATTGACTCTCCTAAAATAGAAGCCAATTATCAGTATTTTagaaacttcatcaagCCAAAGAACTACTGTCCGGGAGAATCTGCTTTTATAGTCCAAGGTGAAGATGTTTACTGCCATCCCACTGACGTATTTGCTCTCAAAACGGTAGACAATACCGGCAACGGCTTACAATTATTACCTACAGATCATCTACTTGGCCGCTCGGACAACAAATTTGCTCTTTACGGCGACTTCAGATCCGGCGAATTTAGAAAGAtgttctccttcttataTCAATCAATGCTCTCAGGCAGACTCAGTTTTGTTTGGAGATACATCCCGGACGAAACTGTTCAAAATTATGAACTATTAGGAGGTTATGGTATAGACATGACCTTGAAACGAACTGATTATGTGGTCATCGATGATCGGGGATTCACCgaagagcagcagcagaagatgaaattcGACGGTTCGGTGGTGAATGAAAATATATCGAATGATGAACAATTGCAAAGTGAGAACGTTTTACAAGTgccaaatttgaaggatgaagatattAAGTTACTTGGAGTGAAGCTTACAAAGCTTGTTCTTGATCATCCTCTTGACGAGCAACTTGATGTGTTAACTGATATGGTTCAAGACTTTCCTAAATTTGCTGCAAGCGTTGCAGGATTGAATTACAACGAATCTGACTTGAAAATACTTGCACTTAAATCACTTCAAGATTCTCAGATCAATATTCCCAGCGGCCTCTTTATCAACAATGCAGTGGTTTCCGATCTGAAAGCTGACATGTTTGAGGTGATGAAAGTGTTTGAAAGAGAGCTTAAATATTCAAGACTTTTAGACGAAATTGGTTTCAATGCCTCTACTGCCAATGGTATTCTTTCTACTTTTGCTTCTTATCAGCACAATTTTGCAAAAATGCCGTATAGGCGATATGATCTCAGCGACTACTCCAAGAATGTCATTTATTTCAACGACATCGAAAAAGATGCTCAATACAGCGATCTACAGCCTGCACCTGAAGCTTACTCCAAAGAACCAGGTATGGGTGAGATTCCCTCTGCCAGGGAAAACATCTATGACACTCTCTTCGTGTTTGATTTGACTGATCCTGTCAAATTATACTATTGTTTGTCGATAATCAACCAGGTGTTAAAAAATAAAGTTCCGGAAAGGGTGGGAATAATTCCACTCTATACAAGTAAATTAGGTGCTCTTGCTGCTGATCAATTATTAAGCATAAATCTGGTGGAGGGCTCAAATTCTGCTTTGAGGTATCTCCATAAGTTGAACCATTATATGGAACATGAGGAGTTATCCCAGGATACGTTTTCTAAATTCAATGTGCCAGAAATCGACGACGATCTTATTCAAAGATTGCGCATGAGTATTGATTCAATGATAGATAACTTTCAGTTGGGCAATAAACCGACATTGATTGTTGATGGTGTGATATTCCCTTTTAACGAAAACATACAGCTTGCTGTTCGTCAATTGGGCTTTGACGTTTACTTCCTTTTTAACAGCTTTGAAAAGGGCAAGATTCCATCAAAAATGTCCTTCAAACAATATCTTTATCTGGATTCGTTAAAGACGAGACTACCTCAGCTTATCCCAGATGATGTGCATTCCACTGATATGTCATTTATTCCCACACCATCACTTCGAGACATGATTGATTTTGACAATTCTACCGATATATTCATGTCCATTATCAAACATAAATGTACCAAGAAGCCATGCTACAAGACGTCTAACTTGAAGACAATAACTCTTATTGGAAGTTTCAAAAGCGAAAACTTCAGACATCAGTTAGTGGAGGCTTTAAGATATGTCCAGAGCACTTACAAtatcaagttgaaagtCATTGACATTGAAAATACACAGGAGTTTAATAGAGTAAAGGCATTAAGCAAGGACATTGGCTCTGCAATTAGAGAGGTCAAGAATGCTAATGTGGAACCAAGCGAAGATGCCACAGAGCGTCCGGGTTTCGAAGCTGTCAAAAAGCTTGGAATTCACAATTTGGATAATACAAGCATTATCATGATCTTAAATGGACGGGCTATAGATCTTAGCTCGCATCGTGTAGTGTCTGCCCAAGAAATTAACGTTGTTTGCCATTTTGAGTCTAGATTCCGTTTGAATTTGCTTTGGAAAATTCTTCGAAAGCAGAAGGCTGCTCAAGCTATTGGTAAAACCATGTTTCACGATAATTTTGACTGGTTTGAATACAGTTCCTGGTTGATATCTGATACGCATTTTAGGAACAGCCAGGAATTTGTTTATGAGGGTCTTCCAAGATATAACACTAATGTTTTAGATGACTCACTTGCTATCCATATCCCTGCAAGATCGGACACCTTGATGTATATTTCATTGGTGATTGATCCGATTAGTGAAAGTGCTCAAAAGTATCTTTCTATgctctctctcttcaagagaatGAATTACGCGGATATAAAAATCCACTTACTACCTTCTGTCAATATGAAGTCCCTGAATGTGAAACGATTATACAGGGGAATGTTCCTCAATAAAGCTTCATTTGATGAGAGAGGAAATGTGAATGTTGCAGACCTGAAAATATCTTTCGATAACGTTCCGCAAAGGAACTTATTTACGGTGAACGTAGATGATCCCCAATCATGGATTGTTACCATAAAAGAGGCTGATTCAGATTTAGATAACCTGAAATTGGATCTTACTGGTCCTGTTAAAGCCACATATGAACTCAAAAATATTCTTATCGAAGGATATGCTAGAGATTTGACCACAACTGGAATGAGACCCCTTGGACTACCTGTTGAGCTTTTAGACGAACAGAAAAAAGTATACTCTGATACAAATATTATGGCAAACTTTGGCTACATGCAATTGAAGGCCAATCCAGGTAGATGGGCCTTGCGTATTAAGCCGGAATCGAAAGGCTCGAGTATCTATTCCTTGAtagaagttgaagaagaagtaccAGAATTGATGAGCGAGAAGACTGGACTCTTGTATGAAAAGGGAGTCAGTTCTTATCCTCTTTATATTCTTGACTTGAAAGGATTAATAGTTTTTCCGTTATTCAATAAGAAGCCAGGAAAGGAGGAGGAGTTTTTGGTGAAAGTTGGCCAAGAGAACAAGGAGCAGCCAAAATCCTTGCTCAGCagatttcaagaaaagatgaaactgCCTGCACTCAAGAGGGACAGTGCAgaaatcaatatcttcACGGTCGCCAGTGGTCATTTATACGAGCGATTCCTTGGCATTATGACAGCTTCTGTAATGGCGCATACAAAGCATACTGTGAAGTTTTGGCTTATCGAGAATTACATGTCTCCTCAACTAAAGGTAGATCTCCCTATATTGGCTGAGCACTATGGCTTCAATTACGAGCTAGTGACCTTTAAGTGGCCTGCATGGCTCATGCACCAAAGAGAGAAACAAAGGGTCATATGGGGCTACAAAATTCTATTTTTGGATGTATTGTTTCCTCAGGAACTTGACAAGGTCATTTTTGTTGATGCCGATCAAATAGTGAGAActgatttgaaagaattgatgGATTTAGATTTGGAAGGTGCGCCTTACGGATTTACGCCAATGTGcgattcaagaaaagaaatggaggGATTCCgtttctggaagaaagGATATTGGAAAGAACTTTTAGGAGATAAGTACAAGTATCATATTAGTGCCCTATACGTTGTGGATCTAACCAAATTTAGAAGTATAGCGGCGGGAGATATTTTAAGGCACCATTATCAACATCTTTCCAGTGACCCGGAATCGTTGAGTAACTTGGACCAGGACTTGCCTAACAATTTGCAGGACGTTCTCAAGATCCATTCATTGCCGCAAAACTGGCTCTGGTGTGAAACTTGGTGTAGCGATGAGAGTCTCAAAGATGCTAGAACCATCGACCTATGCAACAATCCATTAACAAAAGAGCCCAAACTCGACAGAGCCAGAAGACAGATTCCGGAATGGACCAGCTATGATGACGAGATCGCCGCATTGGTTGACAGGACACGCGGGGACCCAGTCCAAGGAAAAAATACTGCAGGGAAAAATGGTCTAAACCACGATGAACTTTAA